Proteins encoded by one window of Lepisosteus oculatus isolate fLepOcu1 chromosome 18, fLepOcu1.hap2, whole genome shotgun sequence:
- the LOC138224046 gene encoding bcl2-associated agonist of cell death-like: MTPVFSLSDDSGLSDDVAEPAQSETAAGRGPRQEAGLGPALGHAHSSPGIRPPEGEGRARPQSESRASDSEPDEDPGPFRLRSRSAPPALWAARKYGRELRRMSDEFDTCLDRGEIKRAASAGATRPTMKTSPSWWAFLWNLKGAPVPEEEHPNSVFSSGRGCGAQ, encoded by the exons ATGACGCCCGTGTTCAGCCTCTCGGACGATTCGGGCCTCTCGGATGACGTCGCCGAGCCCGCCCAATCGGAGACCGCGGCGGGGAGAGGGCCCCGCCAGGAGGCGGGGCTCGGGCCCGCGCTGGGCCACGCCCACAGCAGCCCGGGGATCCGGCCTCCCG AGGGCGAGGGCCGCGCGCGCCCCCAGTCGGAGAGCCGCGCCTCGGACTCGGAGCCGGACGAGGACCCCGGCCCCTTCCGCCTGCGGTCCCGCTCCGCGCCCCCCGCGCTCTGGGCCGCCCGCAAGTACGGCAGGGAGCTGCGCCGCATGAGCGACGAGTTCGACACCTGCCTGGACAGGGGG GAGATCAAGCGGGCCGCCAGCGCCGGCGCCACCCGGCCGACGATGAAGACCTCCCCCAGCTGGTGGGCCTTCCTCTGGAACCTGAAGGGGGCGCCGGTGCCCGAGGAGGAGCACCCCAACAGCGTCTTCTCCTCCGGCCGCGGCTGTGGGGCGCAGTGA
- the LOC138224045 gene encoding aldo-keto reductase Mkms_1985, whose protein sequence is MADHTVELNTGARMPLLGLGTFRLRGAEELRRCVDAALAAGYRGFDTAAVYGNEEELGRALAELLPRHGLRRADVFVTSKLGPRDQGAGAAEACRRSVARLGAGYLDLYLVHWPGTQGRPAGDPQNRQRRRESWEALEAEHRAGRLRAIGVSNYTPAHLRELLAGCAVPPAVLQVELHPALPQPELLALCGQAGVHLQAYSSLGGGQLLAHPVVREVAAARGRAPAQVLLRWGLQRGAGVIPKSGQPARIAENARLFDFQLGPEDMHRLGALGSGTRYCWDPNTVA, encoded by the coding sequence ATGGCCGACCACACGGTGGAGCTGAACACGGGCGCGAGGATGCCCCTGCTGGGGCTGGGCACCTTCCGGCTGCGCGGcgccgaggagctgcggcgctgCGTGGACGCGGCGCTGGCGGCCGGCTACCGCGGCTTCGACACGGCGGCCGTGTACGGCAACGAGGAGGAGCTGGGCCGGGCGCTGGCCGAGCTGCTGCCCCGCCACGGCCTGCGCCGGGCCGACGTCTTCGTCACCAGCAAGCTGGGGCCCCGCGACCAGGGCGCCGGCGCCGCCGAGGCCTGCCGGCGCAGCGTGGCCCGGCTGGGCGCCGGCTACCTGGACCTCTACCTGGTGCACTGGCCCGGCACCCAGGGCCGGCCCGCCGGCGACCCGCAGAACCGCCAGCGCCGCCGGGAGAGCTGGGAGGCCCTGGAGGCGGAGCACCGCGCCGGCCGGCTGCGCGCCATCGGCGTCTCCAACTACACCCCCGCGCACCTGCGGGAGCTGCTGGCCGGCTGCGCGGTGCCCCCTGCTGTCCTGCAGGTGGAGCTGCACCCGGCCCTGCCCCAGCCCGAGCTGCTGGCGCTGTGCGGCCAGGCCGGCGTCCACCTGCAGGCCTACTCCTCGCTGGGCGGGGGGCAGCTGCTGGCCCACCCGGTGGTGCGGGAGGTGGCGGCGGCGCGGGGCCGGGCGCCGGCGCAGGTGCTGCTGCGCTGGGGCCTGCAGCGGGGGGCCGGGGTCATCCCCAAGTCCGGCCAGCCCGCCCGCATCGCCGAGAACGCCCGCCTCTTCGACTTCCAGCTCGGCCCCGAGGACATGCACAGACTGGGGGCGCTGGGGTCCGGCACGCGCTACTGCTGGGACCCCAACACCGTCGCTTAG